The following proteins are encoded in a genomic region of Pelodictyon phaeoclathratiforme BU-1:
- the recD2 gene encoding SF1B family DNA helicase RecD2: protein MTNNSSSSHQSISHNTISGGPLTERLSGSVERVTFHSEESGFCILRTKVKGRRDLVTVVGSAASITPGEYVECLGNWQNDRTYGLQFRATRLTVVPPSTLEGIEKYLGSGMVKGIGPHFAKALVYAFKEEVFTVIEEEPERMLELPGIGQKRMTKVAAAWADQKVIREIMVFLQSHGLGTGRAVRIFKTYGNESIIKVTENPYRLALDIHGIGFTTADTLAMQLGIAPDSLIRAQAGVRHILQEISGNGHCAAPWEVLVAEAAKLLEITPTIIETAINAEVAAENLVREEINGTPALFLTPLYRAEIGTATHIQRLLRGELPWGSIDTDKAIPWVEGKSGLTLSDSQQRAISLALSNKAVIITGGPGVGKTTLVNSILLILQAKKLTVTLCAPTGRAAKRLSESTALEAKTIHRLLEFDPQSFGFKRNRDNPLETDLVVIDEASMVDIVLMNRLLAAIPDKAALMLVGDVDQLPSVGPGAVLADLIRSGSIPVISLTEIFRQAASSRIIINAHRINRGEIPLNLEGPGLSDFYFIPASSPEEIYNKLIQLITERIPKRFGLHSVKEVQVLTPMNRGGLGARALNVELQRALNDKAEPKITRFGTIFAPGDKVIQTVNNYDKEVFNGDIGQILKIDTEESILLVDYDGREVEYEFGELDEVSLAYATSIHKSQGSEYPAVIIPLAMQHYTLLERNLIYTAVTRGKKLVIIIGEPKALGIAVKTQKSNSRVTNLTARIA, encoded by the coding sequence ATGACGAATAATAGTTCGTCGTCTCACCAAAGCATTTCTCACAACACTATTTCTGGCGGCCCCTTGACTGAACGGCTCTCTGGTTCGGTTGAGCGGGTCACCTTTCACAGCGAAGAGTCCGGCTTCTGCATCCTGCGGACAAAGGTAAAAGGGCGTCGTGACCTGGTCACTGTTGTTGGTTCGGCAGCTTCCATTACTCCCGGTGAATATGTCGAATGCCTTGGAAACTGGCAAAATGACCGTACCTATGGATTGCAGTTCAGGGCAACCCGGTTGACTGTTGTGCCGCCAAGCACCCTGGAAGGAATCGAAAAATACCTTGGCTCCGGCATGGTCAAGGGAATTGGCCCACACTTTGCCAAAGCATTGGTCTACGCCTTTAAAGAGGAGGTCTTTACCGTTATTGAGGAAGAACCGGAGCGTATGCTTGAGCTTCCCGGTATTGGCCAGAAAAGGATGACAAAGGTGGCTGCTGCCTGGGCAGACCAGAAGGTGATCAGAGAGATCATGGTCTTTCTTCAGTCGCACGGACTCGGAACTGGCCGCGCGGTCAGGATCTTCAAGACCTACGGCAACGAGTCGATTATCAAGGTGACCGAAAATCCCTATCGCCTTGCCCTCGACATCCACGGCATAGGTTTCACGACTGCCGACACTCTTGCCATGCAGCTTGGCATTGCGCCCGACTCCCTTATTCGTGCGCAAGCAGGCGTTCGACATATCCTGCAAGAGATCTCCGGAAACGGCCATTGTGCAGCCCCATGGGAGGTGCTTGTAGCTGAAGCGGCCAAACTGCTTGAAATTACACCGACGATCATCGAAACAGCGATCAATGCAGAAGTTGCTGCAGAAAACCTTGTCCGTGAAGAGATAAACGGCACTCCCGCACTCTTTCTGACACCCCTTTACCGGGCCGAAATCGGCACTGCAACCCATATCCAGAGGCTGCTCCGTGGAGAGCTGCCCTGGGGATCGATTGACACCGACAAGGCAATTCCCTGGGTAGAAGGGAAGAGCGGACTTACCCTCTCCGACTCACAACAGCGAGCCATCAGCCTTGCCCTTTCAAACAAGGCTGTGATCATTACCGGTGGACCGGGGGTAGGAAAAACAACCCTCGTCAACAGCATTCTGCTCATACTTCAGGCAAAAAAGCTTACCGTTACCCTCTGCGCACCAACCGGAAGGGCGGCCAAACGACTCTCCGAATCAACCGCTCTTGAAGCCAAAACCATTCACCGCCTGCTGGAGTTCGATCCCCAGTCATTCGGATTCAAACGCAACCGCGACAACCCGCTCGAAACCGACCTCGTCGTGATCGACGAAGCCTCCATGGTTGACATCGTACTCATGAACCGCCTCCTCGCCGCCATTCCCGACAAAGCCGCCCTGATGCTGGTTGGAGATGTCGACCAGCTTCCATCCGTTGGCCCGGGCGCTGTACTTGCCGACCTTATCCGCTCCGGCAGCATACCCGTAATCAGCCTGACCGAAATATTCCGCCAAGCCGCATCCTCACGTATCATCATCAATGCCCACCGGATCAATCGCGGAGAGATACCGCTCAACCTTGAGGGCCCCGGCCTCTCCGACTTCTACTTTATCCCTGCCTCATCTCCCGAAGAGATCTACAACAAACTCATCCAGCTCATCACCGAGCGCATACCGAAACGGTTCGGCCTCCATTCGGTGAAGGAGGTTCAGGTGCTGACTCCGATGAACAGGGGAGGGCTCGGTGCCCGTGCACTTAATGTTGAACTGCAACGAGCGCTCAACGACAAAGCTGAACCGAAAATAACCCGATTCGGCACAATCTTTGCTCCCGGTGACAAGGTGATCCAGACCGTCAACAACTACGACAAAGAGGTCTTCAACGGCGACATTGGCCAGATCCTCAAAATTGACACCGAAGAGAGCATCCTGCTGGTCGACTACGATGGCCGGGAGGTAGAATATGAGTTTGGCGAACTCGATGAAGTTTCACTTGCCTATGCAACGAGTATCCACAAAAGCCAGGGATCAGAATACCCGGCAGTCATCATCCCCCTTGCCATGCAGCACTACACCCTGCTGGAGCGGAATTTGATCTACACCGCCGTTACCCGTGGCAAAAAGCTGGTCATCATCATCGGAGAACCCAAAGCCCTCGGCATAGCCGTCAAGACCCAGAAATCAAACAGCAGGGTAACAAATTTGACAGCACGGATTGCCTGA
- a CDS encoding HU family DNA-binding protein, producing MGTTTTKVDLVNVIAHRTGLTKNETESVVNSLFESIIDSLKAGKRIEIRGFGSFNIRHKNLRQARNPRTGEKVTVEPKNVPAFKISKEFKLAVSESLKSDDE from the coding sequence ATGGGAACCACAACCACAAAAGTTGATCTGGTCAATGTTATTGCCCACAGAACAGGTCTGACAAAAAACGAAACGGAATCTGTGGTTAACTCTTTGTTTGAAAGCATCATTGATTCTCTGAAAGCCGGAAAACGAATAGAGATCAGGGGATTTGGCTCGTTCAATATTCGCCACAAAAATCTTCGCCAGGCAAGGAACCCAAGAACAGGGGAAAAGGTGACCGTTGAACCAAAAAATGTCCCGGCATTCAAAATCTCCAAAGAGTTCAAGCTTGCCGTGAGTGAAAGCCTAAAATCTGATGACGAATAA
- a CDS encoding DEAD/DEAH box helicase encodes MNVFKTHASIIEDYSSYIHSFISIADPDISQVVDRALSTGKLWPEPLLQFNPSFEMFGGLEKLIESKTLHGAIGDIFKGYKLYRHQVEAIRLGTSGKDFIVTSGTGSGKSLTYIGSIFHHLLSNPATKGVTAVVVYPMNALINSQFEEFTRYKKNYEDATGKEFPIIFGQYTGQEGEEAREKMRKNPPHILLTNYMMLELLLTRVRERNIRESIYLNLRFLVFDELHTYRGRQGADVSMLIRRIRSNCVQQIVSIGTSATMVSDSVGDIEHQKAEVANVATKLFGCQFTTEQVINEKLARSLSPNGTIPASHFLASAIESAINQDSDIEALKKNPIAIWLENKIALEERGTDLVRGKPKRLREIASELANDSGMAEERCRLYLVDLLLWISVSNVRQQESGERYTFLPYKLHQFISQTGSVYTTLDQDEKRDISLEPGVYKVDETDKKPIFPNVFSRGSGHPFICVSLAGNRLEPREFRDMTEDEESNDGYLIIGEEIWNLDEDIEMLPESWFRRTKSGVTLDSKKRGYFPVKLWFDEFGNCSDKEEKKWWGWFMKAPLLFDPTSGGFFDTRTNEGTKLTKLGSEGRSTSTTITAFSILNRLSDAGYAIKEQKLLSFTDNRQDAALQAGHFNDFVQVIRLRAGIHKALQQAPVGMLTFATLGEAVFKALGLPFLEYANRSEESMLAPIRRKYEQALQDFLLYRSMADLRRSWRVVLPNLEQCALLTIEYEDLDEIIATDAFWAVSPLFGSLNHTDRKELVTTILDFFRLEYAIHSENFLTQSRIQESERQFRESLKQPWTLDRNEKLQEPYYIRYQKLSKTAKLYTKSMGPASSLGKFIRDYVKRQNLGIDLKKEGYKNLIMQTMEMLEQADYLKSFPARSEQNEEVLIYRLRLEKVIWKAGEGLTVKADIIKRRTYKKQRPEPNLFFKTLYCRDFSTMKRLRSEDHTGQLSNEARLDREERFRADWYTDEGKRVADQQKIRAESISVLFCSPTMELGVDIGSLNVVHMRNAPPNPSNYAQRSGRAGRSGQGALIFTYCSSYAPHDRHYFNNQRELVAGTVMAPRLDLNNEELLRAHLHALVASEVGIPGLDEGNGSRPSIMHLVTDDNNKMPLAESVRAGLQLSPVQFDRIKANFRRVIRDFEPELEAKAAWYSDQWIEQNLSKIIETLDEALDRWRLIYRSARAILTRATQKIESGTLSLGSEEYRKYKRHQDQATRQLDLLRNHLSGKASELSEFYPWRYLASEGFLPGYNFTRLPLRVFLPDGDSAGLFVSRPRSLALREFGPQNIIYHSGRKYRVCQLIMQDTESSLTEAKISTRSGYFLPIDQKDLEICPFSGLNLGDNANKLHIHDLLEMSESRAEEVDRISCEEEERLSKGFDIRTFFTVDGGQVERVRKAIVSSSEGSLLNVRYIPAARLVHINFKWKAQETEGFPIGMVSGDWRSSLPDQEAQSSEQFRRVKLMTSNLADALYIEPIQPLGLTPDGVITLQHALKRAIELIFQVEPREIGVVTVGDPEAPNILLYEAAEGSLGILSQFVENVHAFHQVVKQAIELCRYDDPEYKGPASYNDLLSYYNQRDHKVIDRHLIKEALEKLMLCTIEIQTNKSYNNYEEHYQTLLGGIDPNSSTERKFLDFLYKNGIRLPDAAQKRVEGIYAQPDFYYEPRIWVFCDGTPHDNTEVQEKDEALRQAIIAKGDEVWTYYYRDNLAEKVAGRPDIFRKVK; translated from the coding sequence ATGAATGTCTTCAAGACTCACGCAAGTATCATAGAGGATTATTCTTCCTACATCCACAGTTTCATCTCCATTGCTGACCCGGACATCAGCCAGGTTGTTGATCGTGCATTAAGTACGGGCAAGCTATGGCCAGAGCCACTTTTGCAGTTTAACCCTTCGTTTGAGATGTTCGGTGGGCTCGAAAAGCTTATTGAATCGAAAACGTTGCATGGGGCCATTGGCGACATTTTCAAAGGGTACAAACTCTATCGCCATCAGGTTGAGGCAATACGATTGGGCACCAGCGGCAAGGATTTTATCGTTACATCCGGCACCGGCTCGGGCAAGTCGTTGACCTATATCGGTTCTATTTTTCACCATCTTCTTTCGAACCCGGCAACAAAAGGGGTTACTGCGGTTGTCGTCTATCCCATGAATGCCCTCATTAACTCGCAGTTCGAAGAGTTCACCCGATACAAAAAGAATTATGAGGATGCCACCGGCAAAGAGTTTCCGATCATCTTTGGCCAGTATACAGGTCAGGAGGGTGAGGAGGCAAGGGAAAAAATGCGGAAGAACCCGCCGCATATTCTCTTGACCAACTACATGATGCTGGAGCTGTTGTTAACCCGCGTACGTGAACGCAACATTCGAGAGAGCATCTACCTGAATCTCCGGTTTCTGGTCTTCGATGAACTGCACACCTATCGAGGTCGGCAGGGTGCGGATGTTTCCATGTTGATTCGACGGATTCGATCCAATTGTGTCCAACAGATTGTGAGTATAGGTACCTCTGCCACCATGGTTTCTGATAGTGTTGGTGATATTGAGCATCAGAAAGCAGAGGTTGCCAACGTTGCCACCAAACTCTTTGGCTGCCAATTCACCACAGAGCAGGTTATCAACGAAAAGCTTGCCCGTTCACTTTCTCCCAACGGCACGATTCCTGCCAGCCATTTCCTTGCATCGGCCATTGAGTCAGCCATTAATCAGGACTCCGATATTGAGGCACTCAAAAAGAATCCGATTGCCATCTGGCTGGAGAACAAAATTGCACTTGAAGAGCGAGGAACTGATCTTGTTCGGGGAAAACCAAAGCGGCTGAGAGAGATAGCTTCAGAATTGGCAAACGATTCCGGAATGGCTGAAGAGAGGTGCCGTCTTTATCTGGTGGATCTACTCCTCTGGATCAGCGTCTCCAATGTTCGGCAGCAAGAGTCGGGAGAGCGCTACACCTTTCTGCCCTACAAGCTCCATCAGTTTATTTCGCAAACGGGTTCTGTCTATACAACCCTTGATCAGGATGAGAAGCGCGATATCTCTCTTGAGCCCGGGGTCTATAAAGTTGATGAGACCGACAAAAAACCAATATTTCCCAATGTCTTCAGTCGTGGAAGCGGCCATCCCTTCATCTGCGTCTCCCTTGCAGGTAACCGATTGGAGCCACGTGAATTTCGTGACATGACCGAAGATGAGGAGAGCAATGACGGTTACTTGATTATTGGCGAAGAGATCTGGAATCTCGATGAAGATATTGAAATGCTGCCCGAATCCTGGTTTCGCAGAACAAAGTCGGGTGTTACGCTCGACAGCAAAAAAAGGGGATACTTTCCCGTTAAACTCTGGTTTGACGAATTCGGAAACTGCTCCGACAAAGAAGAAAAAAAATGGTGGGGCTGGTTCATGAAGGCTCCGTTACTTTTTGATCCCACATCGGGCGGTTTTTTTGATACCAGAACCAATGAGGGCACCAAACTGACCAAGCTGGGCAGCGAAGGGCGCAGTACCTCCACTACCATCACCGCCTTCTCCATTCTCAATCGTCTCAGTGACGCTGGCTACGCGATAAAAGAGCAGAAGCTGCTCAGCTTTACCGATAATCGTCAGGATGCGGCCCTGCAGGCAGGACATTTCAATGACTTTGTGCAGGTCATTCGCCTTCGTGCAGGCATTCATAAGGCATTGCAGCAGGCACCAGTGGGCATGCTCACCTTTGCCACCCTTGGCGAGGCCGTTTTCAAGGCGCTTGGGCTACCGTTTCTTGAGTATGCCAACAGAAGCGAGGAGTCGATGTTGGCTCCAATCCGGCGAAAATATGAGCAGGCGCTTCAGGATTTCCTGCTCTATCGTTCCATGGCTGACCTCCGGCGGAGCTGGCGAGTAGTATTGCCCAACCTCGAACAATGCGCCCTGTTGACCATAGAGTACGAGGATCTGGATGAAATTATCGCTACCGATGCATTCTGGGCCGTATCGCCGCTTTTTGGATCGTTGAATCATACTGATCGTAAAGAGCTGGTGACCACCATACTCGATTTTTTCCGGCTTGAATATGCCATACACAGCGAAAACTTTCTTACCCAGTCACGCATACAGGAATCCGAGCGGCAGTTCCGCGAGTCGTTAAAACAGCCCTGGACTCTCGATCGTAATGAGAAGCTTCAGGAACCCTACTACATCCGCTATCAAAAGCTCAGCAAAACCGCCAAACTCTACACCAAAAGCATGGGGCCCGCCAGCTCTCTGGGGAAGTTCATCAGGGATTATGTCAAACGGCAAAACCTTGGGATCGACCTGAAAAAAGAGGGGTATAAAAACCTGATCATGCAGACGATGGAGATGCTGGAACAGGCCGACTATCTGAAATCATTTCCTGCCCGGAGCGAGCAGAATGAAGAGGTACTCATCTACCGTTTACGACTCGAAAAGGTTATCTGGAAAGCGGGGGAGGGGCTGACGGTCAAGGCAGACATTATCAAACGACGCACCTATAAAAAGCAGAGACCCGAGCCCAATCTCTTTTTCAAAACGCTCTATTGTCGTGATTTCTCAACCATGAAACGGCTGCGAAGTGAAGACCATACCGGACAGTTGAGTAATGAAGCACGGCTGGATCGTGAAGAGCGATTCCGGGCCGATTGGTACACCGATGAAGGCAAGCGGGTGGCTGACCAGCAAAAGATAAGAGCCGAATCAATCAGCGTGCTTTTCTGCTCCCCGACCATGGAACTTGGCGTTGATATCGGTTCACTCAATGTTGTCCACATGCGCAACGCTCCTCCAAACCCCTCCAACTATGCCCAGCGTTCAGGCAGAGCAGGCCGGAGTGGTCAGGGAGCACTTATCTTTACCTACTGCTCAAGTTATGCCCCCCATGATCGCCACTACTTTAACAATCAGCGCGAACTGGTTGCAGGTACGGTCATGGCGCCGCGTCTCGATCTGAATAATGAGGAGCTGCTGCGTGCCCATTTGCACGCTCTGGTAGCCTCAGAGGTTGGCATTCCCGGCCTTGATGAGGGTAACGGCTCAAGACCCTCAATCATGCATCTTGTGACCGATGACAATAACAAGATGCCTCTTGCCGAGAGCGTTCGGGCCGGGCTTCAGCTCTCTCCGGTACAGTTTGATCGGATAAAAGCCAATTTCAGAAGGGTAATCCGCGATTTTGAACCGGAACTGGAAGCAAAAGCCGCATGGTATTCCGATCAATGGATTGAGCAGAACCTTTCGAAGATTATTGAAACCCTCGATGAAGCACTCGATCGCTGGCGGCTCATCTACCGTTCGGCAAGGGCAATTCTGACCAGAGCTACCCAGAAGATCGAAAGCGGCACGCTGAGCCTTGGCAGCGAAGAGTATCGCAAATACAAACGCCATCAGGATCAGGCCACCCGTCAACTGGACCTGCTTCGCAATCATCTTTCCGGCAAGGCATCGGAACTCTCCGAGTTCTATCCCTGGCGTTATCTTGCTTCCGAAGGGTTCCTGCCCGGCTACAACTTTACACGACTTCCTCTTCGTGTCTTTTTACCCGACGGTGATTCTGCCGGGCTCTTTGTCTCCCGCCCCCGCTCTCTGGCCCTCCGGGAGTTCGGGCCCCAGAATATCATCTATCACAGCGGGCGGAAGTACCGGGTGTGCCAGTTGATTATGCAGGATACCGAATCCTCTCTTACCGAGGCAAAAATCAGCACCCGGTCAGGATATTTCCTCCCCATAGATCAGAAGGATCTTGAAATCTGTCCTTTTTCAGGGTTGAATCTTGGCGACAATGCCAACAAGCTGCACATTCATGATTTGCTGGAAATGTCGGAATCCCGCGCTGAAGAGGTGGATCGTATCTCCTGCGAAGAGGAGGAACGGCTCTCCAAAGGCTTTGATATCCGAACCTTCTTTACCGTTGACGGCGGCCAGGTTGAGCGGGTACGTAAGGCCATCGTCTCCAGCAGTGAAGGTAGCCTGCTGAATGTGCGGTACATCCCGGCAGCCCGGCTTGTCCATATCAACTTCAAATGGAAGGCTCAGGAGACGGAGGGGTTTCCCATCGGCATGGTCTCTGGCGACTGGCGCAGCTCTCTTCCTGATCAGGAGGCCCAGAGCAGTGAGCAATTCCGGCGAGTGAAATTGATGACCTCAAACCTTGCCGATGCCTTGTATATCGAGCCGATTCAACCGCTTGGATTAACTCCCGACGGGGTGATTACGCTCCAGCACGCCCTGAAGAGAGCCATCGAACTTATCTTTCAAGTGGAACCACGAGAGATCGGTGTGGTAACAGTCGGCGACCCGGAAGCCCCCAATATCCTGCTCTATGAAGCGGCGGAAGGGAGCCTTGGCATCCTCTCCCAGTTTGTCGAAAATGTTCACGCTTTCCATCAGGTGGTCAAGCAGGCCATAGAACTTTGCCGTTATGATGATCCTGAATACAAAGGACCAGCCTCATACAATGACTTGCTCAGTTATTACAACCAGCGTGACCACAAAGTCATTGACCGTCACCTCATCAAGGAGGCGCTTGAAAAGCTGATGCTCTGCACCATCGAGATTCAGACCAACAAAAGTTATAACAACTACGAAGAGCACTACCAGACGCTG